From Vigna angularis cultivar LongXiaoDou No.4 chromosome 11, ASM1680809v1, whole genome shotgun sequence:
CTGCGTGCCTAATCATAAATTCGTGATTTGTAGGTGTAGATATAATTCTCTGAGCTGAAGTAATGGTTGTCTTATCTTAGAGTTGTTGAAGTTTCCTATCAAGTAAGGGAAGCTATATGTTGagttctaaattttttttaatgtgtttcaTTATAATTGCTTGAAATTGGTAAAATTTAGTGTTATTTGTGATTGGTATAGTCTTGCTGAAAATATTGGTTAATTTTGCTTGTTTTGATTAATTGAGATTATGTGTTGAGGTTATAATTAGTGTAATCTTGTATTGTATCTTGAGGTAGTCAATAGGTTGAGTTTCAGGACAGTTTTTGGTctattttaggggttttgacAAGTGAAAATCTAAAGGAGTTATTCTGTGAGGAAACTAAAGGTTTATGGGCTacttttgagtcaattttgacTTGTTTAGACACCAAGTTTGCTTATTTCTTGTTTATGACATGTAGAATTGAATATATGAGTCTTTCAGTGGTTGGATTTATCTAACACATCTTGTTTCTGACCAAATGAGGACATAGGTACTCAATTTCAGtcataaacatgtttttacgtcaattataatattaaattgtcAAAGTGCCTGCAGTGAAATgattagcgtggaataacaaaccaagagggtttttaatacgaacgtgtgccttttaatttcttctcaattaaacttaccaagcaaataaaaataacaaataaagagagtaatgTTGAGAGTAATTTGCATAAATGATTTTATcttggttcggatcttaccaatcttacatccagtcgcttatctcaaatcaagataaacagttcactactcacaaaataattacaaattacaatcacaaagaaacaatttgtaaaagtttagaaaccacctctcttgttaccccaagagatgaaagtcacttcccctataacccacaagggatgaacacctcctttgaatcttcacaaaggatgaacacctcctccgaatgcttcacgaaggatgataggcttttaactcagcaacaacaacaacactcaatcacactccctgtGAAAGTGCTCGCTCTATGTCAACtcaccaagttctcaaagccacagcATAAGGGTtcaacaaaccctagaacacttatcaccgcaTACTGCagataagatttttcaaaatacacttatttcgtattttgtatttcatattttagaatgagagtcccaatcttatttatagagatctcactcaaagatacctccaaaaatccgttgtcaactaattaacgtgtgataatcaattatccaattatggtaattaattatgcatttaatgaatgcacaacggtaaaaaaacttgcttaaaaattctcataattgctcattataatcaattatgttgattactgataatcaattattataaattgataatcaattatcttgagtataaaataaggttttctcgttcaaaataaattttaacgcaacctaagacaaacaatacatagaatcaaatattaaccacatcctatacataatctcctaaattataaaagctttaatataaaaacaaatcttcatgaagatcttcctccaataagagcacttgagacttgactttgagccatcatcaaaatttctgctCTTTAGCTTTATACTAACAAAAGATACCAATCTGGTCTTTTGGATAGGTCCGAAGTGCACAAGATCAAAAATATAAGTTGTTGTAATCTGGTATAGCGTTGAGCGCTTCTTTTGGACATTGAGCGTACCAAAACCTGAGAGCTTTCTGATTTGTGGTCATTAAGCGGTGTAATTAGGTGTTGAGTGCCACTTTTACCCTAAAGGTCTGGACCTATTTTTCCCTTATATCGCTAGGCAAGAGGTCCTCTCGTTGGGCAAGCTGAGTGGCTCGTTGCTCGCTCTGTATCTTCGTTGGACGCCTTGATTTTGGTCATTAATGTTGTTCTTGCTTGCTTTCTtttcttagtatttttatttggttattattataataggtGTATCTTTTAAGGTGTATAAATGCTTATGAATAGTGATGATGAATGTGTATTTGGTTAAGAATGTGGTGAAAGGAATTCCAAGGGGAAGATCCTTATGGTGCTTGTGTGTAATGTATTTCCATAGGAGATTTGAAATTAGGAAATGTTTATGACACTCCAATACTCATCCAACCTCAAGTAGAGAGAGGTGATTATGTCATGAGGAGTAGCAAGAGATCGTTAGCCTAGGGCCAATTTGACCATAGGTATCTGAACTATTAACCTTGTATGGTAGTTTGAATGTTATGTGTTGTTTTACACATATGTGCAAGTTCTCTTAATAGTTCGACACCAATACATATATTTGGATGGTCTATATAGAGTCTAATTATGTATTTAGGTATTTGATGgttttgagaatgaaagtgTTAGATTATTGTTTTGATTGAATTGAATGTTTGTCTcttctataaattattttatccttttttttgtgtttgttggttgattctttttgttttacagTAATCACCTTATTGGTATAAGCAGATAAAGATATTACCATTATTGAACAGGTGTTGGGAGATGGGGATGCGAATTAAAGTagtattagttttaaatttccTACTCTTTTTATAAACCTTTAGTCTATGTTTGTATAATATTAGGAATagaatattttgtatatatagtTTGAATTAtggttatattttaaataactctaattatattttatgtgtttctttttaaattaacttattatatataataattctaTGATAGTgtcaaaactataaatttaagatattaaaaaaaaagagaaaaaaaaatggaatgaaAGCGAAAAAGTCACTTCtcatatcatattataaaagtaaattttatgtttaactGTATCTCATAAAAttggttaaaaaattaacataagcGGATAAATGGCTGTCAACTACTTATTAAAAGGGTGTATTGTTGCGATTACTGAAATGGCAACGTGAAAAGAATgaattttataacttatttataaaattcgTGAAAATTGAGACGATAGTCtactttataaaaattaaattgtatatttttcaaattatctTTATCATTGATATTGTTTAACTTTTTgttaattgttaattaaaaatattgtaatatgaaaaaataattacgAAACTGAatctagtataaaaataataaacatttctAATTAGAAtcttaaaagttacaaaaaaataaaatcaaatcaaagaCAATTTGTATTAGAGTCTATTAGAGCATAACTTTATCTAATAGTTTGAAAACCTGCCAATCAACtagaaaagtttgaaaaactatttttatattcacATTGAGGGAGCTgtgaataaaagttaaaattataaatatattaattatgaaaagtattatatatatatatatatatatatatatatatatatatatatatatataaacaaggttttaagatatatatatttacattaatgttatagataataataaaataaatttaattgtaataGTTACCTTATAAATTATGTATTTCAAATTACTGCTTAATCTgcattttcttacaaaaatataGTGAAACCATAGTATTCCAATGTTTTTCTATAAAAAGGAAGTGAGAAACATCTTCCCAAACCCCCCAAAAGCTCACAATGTTGATGGTAAGCAATCTACGAAATTCAAGAGCAAATGATCAACAACAGCCATCGACAAACCAACCTTCTTCAGaaaaagtagaaagaaagatCGTAGAGAGAAACAGGAGAAACAAGATGAAGAACCTCTATTCCCAGCTCAACTCTCTTCTCCCATCTCATAATCCCAAGGTATTTTCTCTACCTTTCTGTTCATGTACGTTAATCGCATGCATGGACGGAAATCAcgtgtataatttattttattccttttctaaaattaaGGTATGATCCTAGAGACAGTTTCCACATAGTGCCACAAATTGCTGACCAAATCAACGCGTTGTGTTGCGTCAGTGTAATATGAAGCCCTAAGAATGTTTATATTCTGTTGCAATTGTGGCTATATGTATATTGATTTGACgtaatttgtttgtttatttgtttcaGGAAGGCATACCAGTGCGTGCTCAAATAGGTGAAGCAATAAAGTACATTAAAAGCCTGGAGACAAAAGTGAAGATgtcgaaggagaagaaggaaaggTTATTGGAAAAGAAGAGAACTCTCAGTGGCTGCAGCTCCAATGCTTCTGAAGCAAAAGGAAGCCAAAACCCACCAAAAATCGAGGTTCATGAAACTGGTTCTGCGATTCAAGTCATTCTGACATGTGGGGTcgataaaaatttcattttctgtGAAATTCTTCGGATACTGTGCGAACTAAACGTGGAAGTTGTCAGTATCAATTCTACAATGGTGGGAGATTCAGTGATGCATGCTGTGCACTGTGAGGTTAGTATACATGTattaatcaataaaagaaaCTCAATTAGCCCTAATTTTATAGGGTTTTTTGCTCCCTGTTGTTACAGTATGCTTTATGCAGGTTGGGCAATTTCAATTTGGTGCTGGCAAAGTGAGTGAAATGCTGAAATGGATTGTGAATGTATCCTTCGGTGATGATGAGAAAATAGATCCTGAATTGTCGGATTATGGAATTGGCACCACTGATAACACCTGGGTACTTCTTGATCCAACCCTAGATATTGGTTTACCACCATATCCATGGTAAAATTATGCAGCAGATTTATAATATCTGTAACAAGGCTAATGCTATGTGCCTCaaatctatctatctatctatatatatatatatattataaagtgaTAAGATAAACCTATATGTGTAACAATAAAGCGCGTGCATAACACTGGTTACCAACAAGATTAAGTATGATTATGAACATCATTATTTCCTATAATGCAAACACCTTATCATCAGCTATGATTATTCAGTTCTCTTGATTTTGCTTTGGCATTTTAACTTCAATGGCTGTGACCTATATAAAGTCATCAATGTCTTATCTCTATAATTCATAACTAAATATTCTGGAAACTTAGCATCAAATTATGTGTTCCaggaaggaggaggaggagcatTTCCAAGAAATTATTTGCCTCACTCATTCTAgtatcttctttattatttatttatttaaatttatgagaaaaatcacataaattATGAGTTAATTACTATCATTTAATAAGCtataagtaatatatataacattcaCTCGTAGAAAGTGATGTGCCAAACATGCCACGCTTTTGTCAAGTTATAGGACTTGGATCAAGTCAACAAGTCTATTTATTGAAATAGTATAAGGTGCTCAATATGTGAAAGCCAGGTATTTGGCGTCTAGCGTTTATATTATAAACGTGTAATGTTGTTATGTTTTTGATAAGTTATCTTCATCgattataaaagaaaagcaCAATATCTTcagtaattttttaatatattaagtaaatattataggaaaaccttttaaaatgtgaaaattatCTAATGCTTTATTTATCTAAACAGTGTTTAAAATCattatcttaaattaaaatatgtgtgTTGTGAAGCACGAACGAAATCTATATTGGATATCCATTTAAACTCCCCCAATCAATTTGAACAAAGGAAGTAGGAAAATCTTTTGGTGATATGCACAACAAGTAGTTTAACAAGTAGTTTGTCAGAtctccattttttattattgtttagtttttatcaattttttaatcaacaataactaataaaaagaatatataaaatatcaataaatacattaaaaatataaatataaaacattcaaatactaaatctttttttctaaaagaaatcacATAAATAAACCCAATCCCCCTCCCCTTCAAGACAAAAGTAGTATTAatgcattttatatattataagaagttaaagttatataaattttttcactactttttttaaattaagttgttatttaaatttttttttacatatttagttatttgattatttCCTATTTATCAGAATAAGCACTGggttcttttcttctatttctactagttcaaataaaaattttccaAATTATCTTTTCTCATCTTGTTTCTCTTATTTGATCTCCCTTTAATTCATCTCTAAATTAAGTGAAATGAATTGGAATAAAATTCAATGTATATGTCAACAAATATTGTCATACATGCCAAAAAGAtgtattcttaaatttttaattggccccttaaatattcttatatttttcttctgaTTTTTCAACTTGcttttctattaaaataatatatttttcaaaatgatcATATACATGAAAACACTGTATTACATACTATTTTTCAATCCTTCAAATcctataatatatgttttaattttacatacacttaaacattataattaacacgaacaaaaatctaaagctaaattgtttaatttactaaatatctaaatttataaaatatttattaaatacttaaaatagaAGTCGatcatatcatattatatatatatatatatatatatatatatatatatatatatatatatatatatatatatatatatatatatatattagttaaacTGTATTCACTAAATCTTTAAATAACAATCAactttaaagacaaaaaaaaattggtcaTTATAATACCTAATTTTGGTACTAATTTATTGGATCATAAATCAATCACTATTAACATTAGATAAAGTtacattcattaaaaaaaattaaatattaacaaatgttaaaataaaaaataattttattgtaataactaatttattaatatgtaaaataataactattaaatattgactaatttaaagaataattctaaaattttaataactaatattagtgactaatttaaaatttaattggtcactaattataattttttagttataacaataaatactttaaaaactaataatttttattttataaattattatctaaattaatcacttaatttttatctctaaaattgattactatttaattttttttgtaaggaTAAcgtataaaaaggaaaaatgatatttgtttttataagcGTGATCGTTTTCCAATATTTATATAAGCttaattatttagttatatCTGCTTAACTTTTTAGCTCTTTCCTGTATCTATGAACTCGTTTATGGTTTATGACACATCATGAAGCACTAAAACTGTGTATAAATTCCCTCATGATTTACCAGACATGTCTTCTCCACACTCTTTATGTATATTTTCCTTCAAAAGGGAGATAATTCTTTCCTCACATGATTTTTCTAGCATCATTACATAAATGTATGCACGATTTcggaataaaaaaataataataaatatgtgataatatgtataattttagaaagaaaaataatatatatatatatatatatatatcgaaaTAACATTGTATGAAACTATTTGAGCAAGTTGGTACGCACTTTGACATTGAAAACTATTTTTGAACTAAGTATTAAGTCAAGAATACCAATTTGATCATCTAAATAGGTTGTTGGTTCCTCAAATCAAACATTTGAGTTAGTTGTTTTCTCATACAGCACTAAGTGGTGGTACTGGTGTTGAATGCAAGTTTGGTTGTTGCTCCATATCACTAAGcgtccatatatatatatatatatatatatatatatatatatatatatatatatatatatatatatatatatatatatatatatatatatatatatatatatatatatatagtgctATAGTTATATTCAGAATAATTGTAATAGCATTATATATCTTTCTTTGagttatttgttctttaaattgaATGTGTAATGTTTCCTTCAGTTGTTGAATACTATTAAAAATGGGATGTTAGGATTGAAACTTGTGttacaatatttaattaagcTTAAATACTCATTTGGTCATTGTTTTCGTTTAGTGTTTTTAATGTGGTcctagtttttatttcttttcttcaatgtgATCttgatttttgttaatttggttcaattgaataatttttactaACGACGTTTAAATTAATAATGGAACAATGTACATGATGGATTGTTCATTTGATGTGACCCAATGTAATATGGTGCGTCCATTATAATTTATCGTAACATGGAGTTTTAGTTTGAATTATAAAGACCTTGCTTTGAAATTTCTTTGATGACGTCGTTTGGTGGAACTTGTGCATCTTTTACTAAAAATCGAAGAGGTGAGTTTtcctacatttttttattgtgatttttttgttgttgtggtgAATAGGGTTGTCGTCACTCGCACTTTATGTTTAGGGTTTTTGTTGATTATCCTTTTTCCATGAGGTGGATTGATTAAATTTGTGTTGTATTTGTCaatgaaatatgtttttgtgtccaattatgattatttttgttgttgttgtggtgaaTAGGATTGTCGTCATAGtatgtttagaaattttgttcaTTATCCTTTTTCATGAGgttgattaattaaatttgtgttatctttgtcaataaaatatatttttgtgtcctaatattttaaaggggtttgctaacgtgcgtacgcctgtttttcagttggtacattttagcaatgtgtaccgagttttagtagacaaaaatatccttatatatcatggattctaagttttaagattaagggtattttaataattttcattctcaaaactaaaaagaaaaacccaaacccttacttacctctctcattcctctcgaccctttctctctcatctttctcactccaatcttttctctgtcatccctactctagcctcaattgaaaaaatcaaaaacacttatcgttaaacaatcttacaaaaaaatgattttataatgagttttcatcttataatttttgtcttatctaattttatccaattttcacaagcacaaaggaattggtaattcatctgtaaaaaatcagaaatactcgttgttaaacaatttcttacaaaaaatgattttataatgagtttttattttataatttttgtcttatctaattttatctaattttcacaagcataatgacatcaaagaaattgataattggcctagaaaaaatcagaaacactcgttgttaaacaatttcttataaaaaatgactttatattgagttttcattttataatttttgtcgtatataattttatctaattttcacaagcataatgacatccaaaagaattggtaattggcctcgAGAGTTTT
This genomic window contains:
- the LOC108332856 gene encoding transcription factor bHLH162; the encoded protein is MLMVSNLRNSRANDQQQPSTNQPSSEKVERKIVERNRRNKMKNLYSQLNSLLPSHNPKVFSLPFCIPVRAQIGEAIKYIKSLETKVKMSKEKKERLLEKKRTLSGCSSNASEAKGSQNPPKIEVHETGSAIQVILTCGVDKNFIFCEILRILCELNVEVVSINSTMVGDSVMHAVHCEVGQFQFGAGKVSEMLKWIVNVSFGDDEKIDPELSDYGIGTTDNTWVLLDPTLDIGLPPYPW